From one Anaeromyxobacter diazotrophicus genomic stretch:
- a CDS encoding tetratricopeptide repeat protein — translation MSHLLRALPLLALAAAAPARAAPAPQRASAPAIADYVRARLAEASGDHAAALEALRRALLHDPQSAQLHLSYAETLARTGDLAAAEAEARRALELAPSGPAAADGHLTLGRVLAQARRSAEAVRELSEAAQLEGARARAEPAAERELDPEPWRELSRQRVRMGDEAGAALACEELAALDPGEGAQAYRELAGRLADARELEGARRELDRALKLGPGDPETLKLLARVEEARGHDAEARSAWERAIAADPDDPDALLAAGQLALRKGDLPAARGWLRQLLRSAPGEAEARARVAALWLEARQPADALEAATGGDDPRLALLRGLALQQLRRWGEAATAFAEVPHGAGELYASARAALGYVLARAGRPAEALRAVKRGLASQPDDPGLRYALGEAYDRAGQRDAALAQMREVLKVKPDHAEALNFLGYAWAERGERLDEAQAYVERALKVEPDNGFFLDSLGWVLFKKGDLPRAVAALEKADRLVGPEPTILDHLGDAYQRSQRPADAARAWKRALAAPDPGGDDEKVLATRRAAVERKLRELGPSGARAVQTRR, via the coding sequence TTGTCGCACCTCCTGCGCGCGCTCCCACTCCTCGCCCTCGCGGCGGCCGCCCCGGCGCGCGCCGCGCCCGCGCCCCAGCGCGCCTCGGCGCCGGCCATCGCCGACTACGTGCGGGCGCGGCTGGCCGAGGCGTCCGGCGATCACGCGGCGGCGCTGGAGGCGCTCCGGCGCGCGCTCCTGCACGACCCGCAGAGCGCCCAGCTGCACCTCTCCTACGCCGAGACGCTGGCGCGCACCGGCGACCTCGCGGCGGCCGAGGCCGAGGCGCGCCGGGCGCTCGAGCTCGCCCCCTCCGGTCCCGCCGCCGCCGACGGACACCTGACGCTCGGGCGGGTGCTGGCGCAGGCGCGCCGCTCGGCCGAGGCGGTGCGCGAGCTCTCCGAGGCGGCCCAGCTCGAGGGGGCGCGGGCGCGCGCCGAGCCGGCCGCGGAGCGCGAGCTCGACCCGGAGCCGTGGCGCGAGCTCTCCCGGCAGCGCGTCCGGATGGGCGACGAGGCGGGCGCGGCGCTGGCCTGCGAGGAGCTGGCGGCGCTCGACCCGGGCGAAGGCGCGCAGGCCTACCGCGAGCTGGCGGGCCGGCTCGCGGACGCGCGCGAGCTGGAGGGCGCGCGGCGCGAGCTCGACCGCGCGCTCAAGCTCGGGCCCGGCGATCCGGAGACGCTCAAGCTCCTCGCCCGCGTCGAGGAGGCGCGCGGCCACGACGCCGAGGCGCGCTCCGCCTGGGAGCGCGCGATCGCCGCCGACCCCGACGACCCGGACGCGCTGCTCGCGGCCGGCCAGCTCGCGCTGCGCAAGGGCGACCTGCCGGCGGCGCGCGGGTGGCTGCGGCAGCTCCTGCGGTCGGCGCCCGGCGAGGCGGAGGCGCGCGCGCGGGTGGCGGCGCTGTGGCTCGAGGCGCGGCAGCCCGCCGACGCGCTGGAGGCGGCGACCGGCGGCGACGACCCGCGGCTCGCCCTGCTGCGCGGGCTGGCGCTGCAGCAGCTCCGGCGCTGGGGCGAGGCGGCCACCGCGTTCGCGGAGGTGCCGCACGGCGCGGGCGAGCTCTACGCCAGCGCCCGCGCCGCGCTCGGGTACGTGCTGGCGCGCGCCGGCCGGCCGGCCGAGGCGCTGCGGGCGGTGAAGCGCGGGCTGGCCTCCCAGCCCGACGACCCGGGGCTGCGCTACGCGCTCGGGGAGGCGTACGACCGCGCCGGGCAGCGGGACGCGGCGCTCGCGCAGATGCGCGAGGTGCTGAAGGTGAAGCCCGACCACGCCGAGGCGCTCAACTTCCTCGGCTATGCCTGGGCCGAGCGCGGCGAGCGGCTCGACGAGGCGCAGGCCTACGTCGAGCGCGCGCTCAAGGTCGAGCCGGACAACGGCTTCTTCCTCGACTCGCTCGGCTGGGTGCTCTTCAAGAAGGGCGACCTGCCGCGCGCGGTGGCGGCGCTCGAGAAGGCGGATCGCCTGGTGGGGCCCGAGCCCACCATCCTCGACCACCTGGGCGACGCGTACCAGCGGTCCCAGCGCCCCGCCGACGCCGCCCGCGCCTGGAAGCGCGCGCTGGCGGCGCCCGACCCCGGCGGCGACGACGAGAAGGTGCTCGCGACGCGCCGCGCGGCGGTGGAGCGCAAGCTGCGCGAGCTGGGGCCCTCCGGCGCCCGCGCCGTCCAGACGCGGCGGTGA
- a CDS encoding excisionase family DNA-binding protein: MRGFYTTHEAARLLGVSLPTVVNWIKARRLKAHRTPGGHRRIAREDLAAFMVRHGMPLPEELTGAAPSRRKALVLGEPGPVREGLARQLAEGGYAVEQASPGFAAGAAAARFQPDLVVVAEGPSDGAEAVSALRADRELGAVPVVAVALSDAAERLAAAGCCAVLTRPVPEGALVKAAAEALAAATGAAPRRGARSRG; this comes from the coding sequence ATGCGCGGCTTCTACACCACCCACGAGGCGGCCCGGCTGCTCGGGGTGTCCTTGCCGACGGTGGTGAACTGGATCAAGGCGCGGCGGCTCAAGGCCCACCGCACGCCGGGTGGCCACCGCCGCATCGCGCGCGAGGACCTGGCGGCGTTCATGGTGCGGCACGGCATGCCGCTGCCGGAGGAGCTCACCGGCGCGGCGCCGAGCCGCCGCAAGGCGCTGGTGCTGGGCGAGCCCGGGCCCGTGCGCGAGGGCCTCGCGCGCCAGCTCGCGGAGGGGGGCTACGCGGTCGAGCAGGCCTCGCCCGGGTTCGCCGCCGGGGCCGCGGCGGCGCGGTTCCAGCCGGACCTGGTGGTGGTCGCGGAGGGCCCGTCCGACGGGGCGGAGGCGGTCTCGGCGCTGCGCGCCGACCGGGAGCTGGGCGCCGTCCCGGTGGTGGCGGTGGCGCTCTCCGACGCGGCCGAGCGCCTCGCCGCCGCCGGCTGCTGCGCCGTGCTGACCCGTCCGGTGCCGGAGGGGGCGCTCGTCAAGGCGGCCGCCGAGGCGCTCGCCGCGGCGACCGGCGCCGCTCCCAGGCGCGGCGCCCGCTCGCGCGGGTAG
- a CDS encoding alpha/beta hydrolase, producing MPVPAYPSSSEARREEGFLHARDNLRLYWQRYTPPSPRATVAVAPGGGDHAGRYPGLTAALARAGFEVALLDFRGHGQSDGRRWHVDAFSDYVGDLDVFMAHVRAGAAGRKVFLVGHSQGGLVATLWALAGRREVAGVVLSSPYFKLALDPPRLKVMGARLAGALVPWLPVATGLRMEDLTSDEDMRRWTEADPLYGRATTPRWFAESQRAQRSVLPRAPTFAHPLLVLVGEADRVADAGAARAFFDAAGSADKAFQRYPGFRHELFNEREAGRPIGDAVAWLRQRAG from the coding sequence ATGCCCGTGCCCGCGTACCCCTCTTCGAGCGAGGCGCGCCGCGAGGAGGGCTTCCTCCACGCCCGCGACAACCTGCGCCTCTACTGGCAGCGCTACACGCCGCCCTCGCCGCGCGCGACGGTGGCGGTCGCGCCCGGTGGCGGCGATCACGCCGGCCGCTATCCGGGGCTCACGGCGGCGCTGGCGCGGGCCGGCTTCGAGGTGGCGCTGCTCGACTTCCGCGGGCACGGCCAGTCCGACGGCCGCCGCTGGCACGTGGACGCCTTCTCGGACTACGTGGGCGACCTCGACGTCTTCATGGCGCACGTGCGGGCCGGGGCGGCCGGACGGAAGGTGTTCCTGGTCGGCCACAGCCAGGGCGGGCTCGTCGCGACGCTCTGGGCGCTGGCGGGCCGGCGCGAGGTCGCGGGGGTGGTGCTCTCCTCGCCCTACTTCAAGCTCGCGCTCGACCCGCCGCGACTCAAGGTGATGGGGGCGCGGCTCGCCGGCGCCCTGGTCCCGTGGCTGCCGGTCGCCACCGGGCTGCGCATGGAGGACCTGACGAGCGACGAGGACATGCGGCGCTGGACCGAGGCCGACCCGCTCTACGGGCGCGCGACCACCCCGCGCTGGTTCGCCGAGTCGCAGCGGGCGCAGCGCTCCGTCCTGCCCCGCGCGCCCACCTTCGCGCACCCGCTGCTCGTCCTGGTGGGCGAGGCCGACCGGGTGGCGGACGCGGGCGCGGCGCGCGCGTTCTTCGACGCGGCCGGCTCGGCGGACAAGGCGTTTCAGCGCTACCCCGGGTTCCGGCACGAGCTCTTCAACGAGCGGGAGGCCGGGCGCCCGATCGGCGACGCCGTCGCCTGGCTCCGGCAGCGGGCCGGCTGA
- a CDS encoding fibronectin type III domain-containing protein has product MTRRLSVLACLACAPALAAAQVVVSESTGSGTVYINSGECNNAPADTLSLQWSVTTTAASYDLYVSDTAGCPIPSTNTNTNAHTNSFVTGVASSSYTGITAATLLSKVPIQCTSTTNSVAYICVFAAGTNANSGSPLATGSVQLDLASPAKPNLLSLTPGDGSLNANWDLGTGSAAAGTIGSANSFRVHYAPADGSAAQQYREFTGASTRSGRVTGLTNNVPYTVTVTALTIGGNESLPSDPITGSPIPVDDFWRLYQNAGGREQGGCASGAAGLAALVALAPLVLRRKRRRP; this is encoded by the coding sequence ATGACGCGACGCCTCTCCGTCCTCGCCTGCCTCGCGTGCGCTCCCGCGCTGGCCGCCGCTCAGGTCGTTGTGTCCGAATCGACCGGATCCGGCACCGTCTACATCAACTCGGGCGAGTGCAACAACGCGCCCGCCGACACGCTCTCGCTGCAGTGGTCGGTGACTACGACCGCCGCCAGCTACGACCTCTACGTCTCGGACACCGCCGGCTGCCCCATCCCCAGCACCAACACCAACACCAACGCGCACACGAACTCCTTCGTCACCGGCGTCGCGTCCTCGAGCTACACCGGGATCACCGCGGCCACGCTCCTCAGCAAGGTGCCGATCCAGTGCACGTCGACCACGAACTCGGTGGCGTACATCTGCGTGTTCGCGGCGGGCACCAACGCCAACAGCGGGAGCCCGCTCGCCACCGGCAGCGTGCAGCTCGACCTGGCGTCGCCCGCGAAGCCGAACCTCCTCAGCCTGACCCCCGGGGACGGCTCGCTCAACGCCAACTGGGACCTCGGGACCGGCAGCGCCGCCGCCGGCACGATCGGCTCGGCCAACAGCTTCCGCGTCCACTACGCCCCCGCGGACGGCTCGGCGGCGCAGCAGTACCGCGAGTTCACGGGCGCCAGCACGAGGAGCGGCCGCGTCACCGGGCTCACGAACAACGTGCCGTACACGGTGACCGTCACGGCCCTGACCATCGGCGGCAACGAGAGCCTGCCGTCCGATCCGATAACCGGCTCGCCCATCCCGGTCGACGACTTCTGGCGCCTTTACCAGAACGCCGGCGGCCGCGAGCAGGGCGGCTGCGCCAGCGGCGCCGCGGGCCTCGCCGCGTTGGTGGCGCTCGCCCCGCTCGTCCTGCGCCGCAAGAGGAGGCGCCCGTGA
- a CDS encoding MXAN_2562 family outer membrane beta-barrel protein, with product MIRALAAALALAAALPAAAQFSGGGPSPRYGSFQMSLETYRPNIDSEFGGGPGPYERAFGGKRNLMFRFDVAYSLLVSYGTLDVGLGAGYWEKYGHGFAQDTGARVSDPTALKVYPTRLSLTYRFDVLSNQYRWFPLAPYARVALDRYWWWVNNGAGGTANASGKSGSGATNGYSVTGGVALDLGAIDTMLAREMDRDTGINHTYFFVELSKSYVKDFGSSKSWNLSDDRKVSFAGGLLFAF from the coding sequence GTGATCCGCGCCCTCGCCGCCGCGCTGGCGCTCGCCGCCGCGCTCCCCGCCGCCGCGCAGTTCTCGGGCGGCGGGCCCTCGCCGCGCTACGGCTCGTTCCAGATGAGCCTCGAGACCTACCGGCCCAACATCGACTCGGAGTTCGGCGGGGGCCCTGGTCCCTACGAGCGCGCCTTCGGCGGCAAGCGGAACCTCATGTTCCGCTTCGACGTCGCCTACTCGCTCCTCGTGAGCTACGGCACGCTCGACGTCGGGCTCGGCGCCGGCTACTGGGAGAAGTACGGCCACGGCTTCGCCCAGGACACGGGCGCGCGGGTCTCCGACCCCACCGCGCTCAAGGTCTACCCGACGCGCCTCTCGCTCACCTACCGCTTCGACGTGCTCTCGAACCAGTACCGCTGGTTCCCGCTCGCGCCTTACGCGCGGGTCGCGCTCGACCGGTACTGGTGGTGGGTGAACAACGGCGCCGGCGGCACCGCCAACGCGAGCGGCAAGTCCGGCTCCGGCGCCACCAACGGCTACTCGGTGACCGGCGGCGTCGCCCTCGACCTCGGCGCCATCGACACCATGCTGGCGCGCGAGATGGACCGCGACACCGGCATCAACCACACCTACTTCTTCGTCGAGCTCTCGAAGAGCTACGTGAAGGACTTCGGCTCGTCGAAGAGCTGGAACCTCTCCGACGACCGCAAGGTGAGCTTCGCGGGCGGGCTCCTGTTCGCGTTCTGA
- the asd gene encoding aspartate-semialdehyde dehydrogenase produces the protein MAKKLKVGVLGATGMVGQRFLSLLENHPWYEVKLVAASASSAGKRYAEAVQGRWAMKTPVPAAAAALTVQNASDVARIAGEVDFVFCAVDMSKEETAKLEEDYARAETPVVSNNSAHRWTPDVPMMIPEINSAHAAVLEAQRRRLGTKRGFIAVKPNCSIQSYVPALHPLLDYGPKQVAVCTYQAISGAGKTFETWPEMVDNVIPFIKGEEEKSEKEPLKIWGQLRDGQIVNAAAPVISAQCIRVPVSDGHLAAVFARFERKPGKDEILARWREYQGKPQQLGLPSAPKPFLTYFEDDARPQTRLDRDAGSGQGITIGRLRPDAVFDWRFVCLSHNTVRGAAGGAVLTAELLSAEGFIQAK, from the coding sequence ATGGCGAAGAAGCTCAAGGTCGGCGTCCTCGGCGCGACCGGCATGGTCGGTCAGCGGTTCCTCTCCCTGCTCGAGAACCACCCCTGGTACGAGGTGAAGCTCGTCGCGGCGAGCGCCTCCTCGGCTGGCAAGCGCTACGCCGAGGCGGTGCAGGGGCGCTGGGCCATGAAGACCCCGGTGCCGGCCGCCGCCGCCGCGCTCACCGTCCAGAACGCCTCGGACGTCGCGCGCATCGCGGGCGAGGTGGACTTCGTCTTCTGCGCCGTGGACATGTCGAAGGAGGAGACGGCCAAGCTCGAGGAGGACTACGCCCGCGCCGAGACGCCGGTGGTGTCGAACAACTCGGCCCACCGCTGGACCCCCGACGTGCCGATGATGATCCCCGAGATCAACTCGGCGCACGCCGCGGTCCTCGAGGCGCAGCGCCGCCGGCTCGGCACGAAGCGCGGCTTCATCGCGGTGAAGCCGAACTGCTCCATCCAGAGCTACGTCCCCGCCCTGCACCCGCTGCTCGACTACGGCCCGAAGCAGGTGGCGGTCTGCACCTACCAGGCGATCTCGGGCGCCGGGAAGACCTTCGAGACCTGGCCGGAGATGGTCGACAACGTCATCCCCTTCATCAAGGGCGAGGAGGAGAAGAGCGAGAAGGAGCCGCTCAAGATCTGGGGCCAGCTCCGGGACGGCCAGATCGTGAACGCCGCCGCGCCGGTCATCAGCGCCCAGTGCATCCGGGTCCCGGTCTCCGACGGCCACCTGGCGGCGGTGTTCGCACGGTTCGAGCGCAAGCCGGGCAAGGACGAGATCCTCGCCCGCTGGCGCGAGTACCAGGGGAAGCCCCAGCAGCTCGGCCTCCCCAGCGCGCCGAAGCCCTTCCTCACCTACTTCGAGGACGACGCGCGCCCGCAGACGCGCCTCGACCGCGACGCGGGGAGCGGGCAGGGCATCACCATCGGCCGGCTCCGCCCCGACGCCGTCTTCGACTGGCGGTTCGTCTGCCTGTCGCACAACACCGTCCGCGGCGCCGCCGGCGGCGCCGTCCTCACCGCCGAGCTCCTGTCGGCGGAGGGCTTCATCCAGGCCAAGTGA
- a CDS encoding bactofilin family protein — protein MAISDGSTIIGESIVINGNLNGDEDLTVRGRVEGTITLTRHLLVEASGVVKAEVQVKSCVVSGALVGNLTATESIEITKEGRMVGDIAAPRVVIHDGAGFRGRIDTGEVDVEEAAERPGLARAASRPALRSPPPRHAIAPRPERVERQERSEEGEGASLAERAAAAVKPPAPPVPVAMGAVKRKVIVRRK, from the coding sequence GTGGCCATCTCCGACGGCAGCACCATCATCGGTGAGTCGATCGTCATCAACGGCAACCTCAACGGCGACGAGGACCTCACGGTCCGCGGCCGCGTCGAGGGCACCATCACGCTGACGCGCCACCTCCTGGTGGAGGCGAGCGGCGTGGTGAAGGCCGAGGTGCAGGTGAAGAGCTGCGTCGTCTCCGGCGCGCTCGTGGGCAACCTCACCGCCACCGAGAGCATCGAGATCACGAAGGAGGGGCGGATGGTCGGCGACATCGCCGCGCCCCGCGTCGTGATCCACGACGGCGCCGGCTTCCGCGGCCGCATCGACACGGGCGAGGTGGACGTGGAGGAGGCCGCGGAGCGCCCGGGCCTCGCCCGCGCCGCCTCGCGCCCCGCGCTGCGCTCGCCCCCGCCGCGCCACGCCATCGCCCCGCGCCCCGAGCGCGTCGAGCGGCAGGAGCGGAGCGAGGAGGGCGAGGGCGCCTCGCTCGCCGAGCGCGCCGCCGCGGCCGTGAAGCCCCCCGCGCCGCCGGTGCCGGTGGCGATGGGCGCCGTGAAGCGGAAGGTCATCGTCCGCCGCAAGTAG
- the pyrE gene encoding orotate phosphoribosyltransferase gives MSLTADRARLLQLLRELSFERRQVTLASGKQSDFYIDCKRTALTAEGHALIGRCLFDRVRKLRPLVRGVGGLTLGADPLASAIALTSFLEHEPVDAFIVRKEPKGHGTGQWIEGRKTIPDGSRVAVLEDVVTTGGSALKAIERCRAEQLVVVGCFALVDRGEGGREAIEAQGVALDALFAREDFLA, from the coding sequence ATGAGCCTGACGGCGGATCGCGCGCGGTTGCTCCAGCTCCTGCGCGAGCTCTCCTTCGAGCGGCGCCAGGTGACGCTCGCCTCGGGGAAGCAGAGCGACTTCTACATCGACTGCAAGCGCACCGCCCTCACCGCCGAGGGGCACGCGCTCATCGGCCGCTGCCTCTTCGACCGCGTCCGCAAGCTGCGCCCGCTGGTGCGCGGGGTGGGGGGCCTCACCCTCGGGGCCGACCCGCTCGCCTCGGCCATCGCGCTCACCTCGTTCCTCGAGCACGAGCCGGTCGACGCCTTCATCGTGCGCAAGGAGCCGAAGGGCCACGGCACCGGGCAGTGGATCGAGGGGCGCAAGACCATCCCCGACGGGAGCCGGGTGGCGGTGCTGGAGGACGTGGTGACCACCGGCGGGAGCGCGCTCAAGGCCATCGAGCGCTGCCGCGCCGAGCAGCTGGTGGTGGTGGGCTGCTTCGCGCTCGTCGACCGCGGCGAGGGCGGGCGGGAGGCCATCGAGGCGCAGGGCGTCGCGCTGGACGCGCTCTTCGCGCGGGAGGACTTCCTCGCATGA
- a CDS encoding aspartate-semialdehyde dehydrogenase, producing the protein MTIRPLHLAVLGATGAVGRALVQALEESDLPVASLALLASEHSAGAELDFRDDVLRAAAVGPGAFAGKDLAFFAAGAATSRAHLEAARAAGCAVVDLTPAFRGDAEVPLVLPPLNADALAGFARRGVVAVPGPASAQLALALAPLHRAAGVERASSVVLEAVSGAGQKGVSELEAELRAMLSFQEPPPPTALPHRAAFNVVPQVGPFGDDGASEEERAVAADVRRLLGSSLRVGVTAVRVPVFYGHVQLVSVKLRRALGAAAARELFRQAPGVKLVDAPQEGVYPMPMLAVNDDAVLVGRVRDDPTQEHGLDLVLCGDNLRQGGASTAIELAKLLAEKHLKLG; encoded by the coding sequence ATGACCATCCGACCGCTGCACCTCGCCGTCCTCGGCGCCACCGGCGCCGTGGGCAGGGCCCTCGTGCAGGCGCTGGAGGAGAGCGACCTTCCTGTCGCCTCGCTGGCGCTCCTCGCCAGCGAGCACTCCGCCGGCGCCGAGCTCGACTTCCGCGACGACGTCCTCCGCGCCGCCGCGGTGGGGCCGGGCGCCTTCGCCGGGAAGGACCTCGCCTTCTTCGCCGCCGGCGCCGCGACCTCACGGGCGCACCTCGAGGCCGCGCGCGCGGCCGGGTGCGCGGTGGTCGACCTCACCCCCGCCTTCCGCGGCGACGCCGAGGTGCCGCTCGTCCTGCCGCCGCTCAACGCCGACGCGCTCGCCGGCTTCGCGCGGCGCGGGGTGGTGGCGGTGCCCGGCCCGGCCTCGGCGCAGCTCGCGCTGGCGCTGGCGCCGCTGCACCGCGCCGCCGGGGTGGAGCGCGCGAGCAGCGTGGTCCTGGAGGCGGTCTCGGGGGCGGGGCAGAAGGGCGTCTCCGAGCTCGAGGCCGAGCTGCGCGCCATGCTCTCCTTCCAGGAGCCGCCCCCGCCCACCGCGCTCCCGCACCGCGCCGCCTTCAACGTGGTGCCGCAGGTGGGCCCGTTCGGCGACGACGGCGCGAGCGAGGAGGAGCGGGCGGTCGCCGCCGACGTGCGGCGGCTGCTCGGGTCTTCCCTCCGCGTCGGGGTCACCGCCGTGCGCGTCCCGGTGTTCTACGGGCACGTCCAGCTCGTCTCGGTGAAGCTCCGCCGCGCGCTCGGCGCGGCCGCGGCGCGCGAGCTCTTCCGGCAGGCGCCGGGCGTGAAGCTCGTCGACGCGCCGCAGGAGGGCGTCTACCCGATGCCCATGCTGGCGGTGAACGACGACGCGGTGCTGGTCGGGCGCGTGCGCGACGACCCGACCCAGGAGCACGGGCTCGACCTCGTGCTGTGCGGCGACAACCTGCGGCAGGGGGGCGCCTCGACCGCGATCGAGCTCGCGAAGCTCCTCGCCGAGAAGCACCTGAAGCTCGGCTGA
- a CDS encoding bactofilin family protein — protein MATGIEKAPASRAGAHTLIGSSIVIDGEISGGEDLVVLGTVKGRISLKENLVVEGSGVIEADIESAAIEVAGQVTGNIVASEKVELKADSKVVGDIRSPRILIADGAVFRGSVDMDVKGK, from the coding sequence ATGGCTACAGGTATCGAGAAGGCGCCCGCCTCCCGCGCAGGCGCGCACACGCTCATCGGCTCGTCGATCGTGATCGACGGCGAGATCTCGGGCGGCGAGGACCTCGTCGTCCTCGGGACGGTGAAGGGCCGCATCTCACTCAAGGAGAACCTGGTGGTCGAGGGCTCCGGCGTGATCGAGGCCGACATCGAGTCCGCCGCCATCGAGGTGGCCGGGCAGGTGACCGGCAACATCGTCGCGAGCGAGAAGGTCGAGCTCAAGGCCGATTCCAAGGTGGTGGGCGACATCCGCTCGCCCCGCATCCTCATCGCCGACGGCGCCGTGTTCCGCGGCAGCGTCGACATGGACGTGAAGGGGAAGTGA
- a CDS encoding carbon-nitrogen hydrolase family protein: protein MALSNFLVGAVQMTSTADRARNLATALRLVNEAADLGAKLVGLPENFSFMGRDEERIAGAETLEGPTLSALRELARRRGVHVLAGSIAERVEAPGKTANTSALIADDGAIVAAYRKIHLFDVAIPDGARYAESETVVAGDRAVLAPSSLGRIGLTVCYDLRFPELYRQLSALGAEILCVPAAFTLFTGKDHWEILLRARAVENLAYVLAPAQAGRHSANRVTFGNAMVVDPWGVVLARCPGEGEGVCVAPVRRERLEQVRRELPSLKHRRL from the coding sequence ATGGCGCTCTCGAACTTCCTCGTCGGGGCGGTGCAGATGACCTCGACCGCCGACCGGGCGAGAAACCTCGCCACCGCGCTCCGCCTGGTGAACGAGGCGGCCGATCTGGGGGCCAAGCTGGTGGGCCTCCCCGAGAACTTCTCCTTCATGGGGCGGGACGAGGAGCGCATCGCCGGCGCCGAGACGCTGGAGGGGCCTACCCTCTCGGCGCTGCGGGAGCTGGCGCGCCGGCGCGGCGTCCACGTCCTCGCCGGGTCCATCGCCGAGCGGGTCGAGGCGCCGGGCAAGACCGCCAACACGAGCGCGCTCATCGCCGACGACGGCGCCATCGTGGCGGCCTACCGCAAGATCCACCTCTTCGACGTCGCCATCCCCGACGGCGCGCGCTACGCCGAGTCCGAGACGGTGGTGGCGGGCGACCGGGCGGTGCTGGCGCCCTCCTCGCTGGGCCGGATCGGGCTCACCGTCTGCTACGACCTGCGCTTCCCGGAGCTGTACCGGCAGCTCTCCGCCCTGGGCGCCGAGATCCTGTGCGTGCCGGCGGCGTTCACGCTCTTCACCGGCAAGGATCACTGGGAGATCCTGCTGCGGGCGCGCGCGGTCGAGAACCTGGCCTACGTGCTCGCGCCGGCGCAGGCCGGGCGCCACTCGGCGAACCGGGTGACGTTCGGGAACGCGATGGTGGTGGACCCGTGGGGCGTGGTGCTGGCGCGCTGCCCGGGCGAGGGCGAGGGCGTCTGCGTGGCGCCGGTGCGGCGCGAGCGGCTGGAGCAGGTGCGGCGGGAGCTCCCGTCCCTGAAGCACCGGCGGCTGTAG
- a CDS encoding ParB N-terminal domain-containing protein, protein MPLELEQRAAPAHATGAVEFVALEDIAPDDAFRLRPEGDVSDLATSVGRLGQLAPVELRPWPGAATDGPRFQVVAGFRRLAAVRMLARERVLARLHRELSDDDAWGLALSDALLREPLAAGELDALRERLQASGVAPWAEELVEDALAKAPVAPEERERFLAFLAASPAPLPGPLPARAPENAADVVEVTPEELVADLGARLAALNQDLATALEAWEDLPAEGKRLLVEQARWLAAALPYMETK, encoded by the coding sequence GTGCCGCTCGAGCTCGAGCAGCGCGCGGCGCCCGCCCACGCCACCGGCGCGGTCGAGTTCGTCGCGCTGGAGGACATCGCGCCCGACGACGCCTTCCGGCTCCGGCCGGAGGGCGACGTCTCGGACCTCGCCACGAGCGTGGGCCGGCTGGGGCAGCTCGCCCCGGTCGAGCTGCGGCCGTGGCCCGGCGCGGCGACGGACGGGCCGCGCTTCCAGGTGGTGGCGGGGTTCCGCCGCCTCGCCGCGGTCCGCATGCTCGCGCGCGAGCGGGTGCTGGCGCGCCTGCACCGCGAGCTCTCCGACGACGACGCCTGGGGGCTCGCGCTGTCCGACGCGCTCCTGCGCGAGCCGCTCGCCGCCGGCGAGCTCGACGCGCTCCGCGAGCGGCTCCAGGCGAGCGGGGTCGCCCCCTGGGCGGAGGAGCTCGTGGAGGACGCGCTGGCGAAGGCGCCGGTGGCGCCGGAGGAGCGCGAGCGGTTCCTCGCCTTCCTGGCCGCGTCGCCGGCCCCTCTCCCCGGTCCTCTCCCCGCCAGGGCCCCCGAGAACGCGGCGGACGTCGTCGAGGTCACCCCCGAGGAGCTGGTGGCCGACCTGGGGGCGCGGCTCGCGGCGCTCAACCAGGATCTCGCCACGGCGCTCGAAGCCTGGGAGGATCTCCCCGCGGAGGGGAAGCGGCTCCTCGTGGAGCAGGCGCGCTGGCTGGCGGCCGCCCTCCCTTACATGGAGACGAAATGA